AAAATACACATACAATGAAATGGACAGACTAACAAGCTTAGTACAGACAAATGTAGATGGAACACTCATAGATGAGTACGGATATAAGTACGATGAAGCAGGAAACATACTGGAAAAATCGCAATATGGAGAATATACAAGACAGTACGCATATGATGAGCTAGAAAGAATAACAGAAATCAAAGTAGGAGACAAAATACTTAAATACAACTATGACAGCATAGGAAACAGAAGACAGCAATATGAAATAGCAGGAGAATATATTGGAAATCTACTTGACTATGAATATGACACTGCAAACAGACTACTAAAATTTGATGATGAAAAATACAAATATGATAGAAATGGAAACTTAATAGAAACAAAAAAAGGCAACAAAGTAACAAACAAATATGAATATGATGATAAAAGCAGACTAGTATATGCAAAAAACAAACATGATGATGAACAAACATATAGCTATGACTTTATGGGCAACAGAGTAGAAGTAGAAATGAATATAGAAACAAATGCAGGAGGAAATAGACCAGATCCAAATGACAAGAAAAAAGAAAAGAAAGGAAACAATGGAAAAGGAATAGGAGTAGGAGAAATACCACCTGGACATGCAAAGAGAGAAATAGACGAAAACAATCCAGGCAATGGAGGAAATCCAAAACCAGGATGGGGACATCAATACAACAGAACAAACTACAGAGTAGAATATGCATACGATATAACAAGTCAGTACCAAAATGTACTAATGCAGTACGGAGAGCACTACCAAACACAAAAATATGTATATGGAATAGGAAGAATATCCATAGACTTTATAGAACTAGATGATCATGACAATGGATGGATACCAAAGACCGCCCCAACAAGACTAGAAGAAAGTTACCAAAGACTATACTACCTAGAAGATGAACTAGGAAGCACAAAGAGAATGATATCAGAAGAAGGAAAAGTATCAGTAAGCTACAAATACTATGACTTTGGATCACCAAGTACAACAACCCATTTTGATGTAAACTGGTCAGGTCCAGACAACCTATTTGGATACACTGGCTACGAATGGGATAACATAGCAGAGATGTGGTACGCAAAAGCAAGATACTACAACTCAGACATAGGAAGATTCACAGCACAGGACCCAGTAAAAGGAAGCATAACAGACATACAATCACTAAACCTATATCCATATGTGAAGAATAATCCGCTTAAGTATGTTGATCCGGATGGAAGACAAAATGAATTAATTACAGGCGGTGGTGGTTCTGTTGGAAACAAACCATTGAATAATAAACCAGATTATGTGGGAGAAGATTTGGTAGGTATAGTTGATGGGATAGGTAAACTTGATTACGGAAATGGCTTTGTAACAATTGATGGTATTGATATGCCGATCTATATACCACAGTATGTAAATGGTTCTAATGGTAATTTTGATGGTGATGGATGGAAATTTTTTCGTACTAAAACAGGACATTATAAAGATATTAACTGGGGAATGGCCGTTGGTCAGTTTGGCAGTGCTTATGAAGAAGAAAATGCGGCTATCCGAATTAGCATAAATAATGTGATTTATTTAAATGGGAGTAAAAGTGGTAGAGTTAGTGATTTAGGTTTTCAGACAGCAAAAAGTACAGGTATTGCAGCGAGGGCTATTTTAATTGGAGAAATTTTAAATTCAGTAAGTAATAATATGACTGATTACTGGGTTACGATAAATGTACAAAAAAAAGGTGATTCATATCGAAGTGTTTTACAACTGGAAAGTTCTCGTAATCCAATGACTAGAAATGCTGGATTATCATACTATCATATAGAAGCTGAATATTTGAATGAACCTGGACGAATGTGGTGTACAAGAGATTTGAATAATGAATTAACTGATATGGGTTATGGAGACTATTTGAATGGTTCATGGACTCGTACTAATATTTATAATACAATTGATGAGAACCATAAAAATGATTTGTCGACAGGATATCTAGGATTTAATAGTAGTGGCCAAATGATTTTAACTCCAAAGTTATATGAAGGAGATAAAATGGAAATTGTTCATAACACTGAATTTTTGGGATTTAATACTGGACATGAGGTTGATTATGATTTATCCAATGATTTAAGAAAACCTGTTAATATGAGTGATTTTGGAATAAGTATTGTAAATAGTGCGCTTGATGGTAAAATAATCTTTAACAAATAAAAGGAGATTTATATGAAAAAGAAGCGAAAAACTGATGTGTTCAATAAACAAGTTAATAAACAAAAAGGATGGCAAGACCGTCAACATGACCCAAAATATTATAAAGTGGAAGATATACATCCTGTGTTTACTAACTCTGGTAGGTCAGATATACTTGGATGGGCTATGATTATTACGTCTGTTATTTTTGTAATAATTATGATGCTTGTTTTAAAATCAATTTTTCAAATTAAAGATATAGTACCGATAAGTATACTTGCTATTTTATTTAATGGATTAATGCTTCTACAGTTTATAGATGGTATTAGGTTAATTAAGAGTAGTACGAGTATAGACTCCTTAGCAAGAATAAAGAAAAAGTTAATAATATTTAGTTGTTGTGTAGCAAGTATTGTAGTTCTACTAACTATAATAAATGAGTTTTTTTTAGAAAAGGAGAGCTCGATTAACATTAATGATGTTAAGAGTATAAAGCTTCTAGAAGAAAATAATAAAAATTATTTAATAATTAACAATGGGGAGCTTATGTTGAATTGTAAATTTTCGGATTTTCATGATGTATGGGAGATTATAGTAACTGATGGTAAAGCATCGTTATGGATTAAATACGAATGGAATTTGTTACATCCAGAGAAAGGTAGAAT
This Abyssisolibacter fermentans DNA region includes the following protein-coding sequences:
- a CDS encoding RHS repeat-associated core domain-containing protein produces the protein DEEEAENNNEEESTIPEEETINTMTENIEPIPQEINMETTIEEQITIYQYDDRGLIKKVIDPLGHSESYTYDEAGNMIIKVDKEGNQTEYVYDELDLVKQINYNDGETVIFEYNKAGILIRAEEEIGVTEFEYDSVGRLTEHVDHRGNITSYTWTKEGLKESIEYPDQGEVRYSYDEVGNLVKVTDEQGKTTQYVYDTADKLLEEILPNGIKTKYTYNEMDRLTSLVQTNVDGTLIDEYGYKYDEAGNILEKSQYGEYTRQYAYDELERITEIKVGDKILKYNYDSIGNRRQQYEIAGEYIGNLLDYEYDTANRLLKFDDEKYKYDRNGNLIETKKGNKVTNKYEYDDKSRLVYAKNKHDDEQTYSYDFMGNRVEVEMNIETNAGGNRPDPNDKKKEKKGNNGKGIGVGEIPPGHAKREIDENNPGNGGNPKPGWGHQYNRTNYRVEYAYDITSQYQNVLMQYGEHYQTQKYVYGIGRISIDFIELDDHDNGWIPKTAPTRLEESYQRLYYLEDELGSTKRMISEEGKVSVSYKYYDFGSPSTTTHFDVNWSGPDNLFGYTGYEWDNIAEMWYAKARYYNSDIGRFTAQDPVKGSITDIQSLNLYPYVKNNPLKYVDPDGRQNELITGGGGSVGNKPLNNKPDYVGEDLVGIVDGIGKLDYGNGFVTIDGIDMPIYIPQYVNGSNGNFDGDGWKFFRTKTGHYKDINWGMAVGQFGSAYEEENAAIRISINNVIYLNGSKSGRVSDLGFQTAKSTGIAARAILIGEILNSVSNNMTDYWVTINVQKKGDSYRSVLQLESSRNPMTRNAGLSYYHIEAEYLNEPGRMWCTRDLNNELTDMGYGDYLNGSWTRTNIYNTIDENHKNDLSTGYLGFNSSGQMILTPKLYEGDKMEIVHNTEFLGFNTGHEVDYDLSNDLRKPVNMSDFGISIVNSALDGKIIFNK